A segment of the Phalacrocorax aristotelis chromosome 5, bGulAri2.1, whole genome shotgun sequence genome:
TGTGGCCTCAGTGTCTAATCTGTTTTAGAGAGCATGGTGTTACAGGGCAAAATTCATTAATGTTTGTAAAGCTCATCAAGATCTTTCATGAGCAAATCCAGTcatgatttaatatttttttttaaatgtcacgAGTAAGTTCTCAGTATTCATTGAAAAGCTGAAGCAAACAGCGTTTGCCAGACCCAGATATCAGAACAGGAAAAAGCTGCCACTTTTCGTTTACCACTTTTAGGACACTTTTATTTCAGCTTAAACTCCCTGCCTTGATTCTGCTCCTCCAGATCAGAAGCcaccccccagctctcccaaaTGTGGGCTCAGGGATCCCCATGGACCCCTGGCCCTGGGTTTTTCAGAAGATGCCTGCTGTCTCCACGGGCCTCTGAGAGTTGCTGGTCCTGGACACTGTTAGGATTGTGCTGGCAGCATGAGATGCCagcatgaagaacagcaaaGGATGGATGAGTGCTGCGAGCAGGTATTGGATCACACAAACAAGGGAAATCTTCCTAAAACCCTTTGCCTTCGACCCAGTGTGGTGTTTTGTCCCCCTCCAATGGTGCTTGTACATTACTGCACGCTTGCTGGTGGGTTTGGCAGATGTGTCCTGGGCTACTGGGACCAAAACCACGTGTACTTCTGTTCAAGTGGCCTAAGTGGCATTTTTCCCCATGACCACAGATGTGGTCTGGGTCTCGGCAAGAGCTTTACAATGAacttgcatttctctttgtttttcctgccaGGATGTCCCGAGGAGACATGGCCAAACCCCTCCTGGGCCGTCAGAGCACAGAGGGTGACCCCAGCATCACGCCTGCGGCCGGCCGCACCATcggggtgctggggagcggggACTTTGCACGGTCGTTGGCCATCCGCCTGGTGTGCTCCGGGTTCAAGGTGGTGGTTGGCAGCCGCAACCCAAAGCGCAAAGCCGgccttttcccttctgcagcagAAGTCACCTTCCAGGCTGATGCGGTGAAGAAGACGGATGTCATTTTTGTGGCAGTTTTCAGGGAACATTACTCCACCCTGTGTGACCTGGCTGATGTGCTGGTGGGCAAGATCCTGGTGGACGTTAGTAACAACACTGAGATCAACCATCACAAAGAATCCAATGCCGAGTACTTGGCTTCCCTGTTCCCAGCCTGCACCGTGGTCAAGGGGTTTAACGTGGTTTCTGCGTGGACGCTGCAGTCAGGTGCCAGGGATGGAAATAAGCAGGtactgttttcttctgacaAGGCTCAAATCCCAACTGTTTCAGCAGCTGAGGTCTGGCAGCACTAGCAAATGGCCTTAAGGTCTAGGAAAAGGGGTCTGAGTGCTGGCTGTGgcgcccagagaccaccccaTAGCTCCTGCATTTCTTTGCTCAGAAATGAAGTATCCCCACTTACCACACACTCTGTAGTGTTTGGAGCCTCTGCCAAAGTGAGAAGTATTCTTTGTCTGTTTATCTAAACACAGCCAGTAAAACAAACTGGCGGTGCACACATGAAAGGAAACTTGTCCAGGAGAGAGGTCTTTGGCAGCCAGGGTAAATCCCCATCAGAAAGCTTGCCTGGAAGCATGATGCTTAGTGCAATAATGTAGGCTTCCTTTAGCACAGCACCCCTCCTGACACATTCGTTCCCAGCAGCCCAATCTCTCTTTGCCCTGTGTGTATCTTTCTGTTCGTTGCAGGTTCTGATTTGCTCAAATAACCAAGAAGCCAAGCGCACGGTAGCAGAAATTGCTCAAGTCATGGGATTCACCCCTGTGGACATGGGCTGCATGTCATCAGCCTGTGAGATCGAGAACGTTCCCCTGCGCCTCTTGCCAGCCTGGAAAATCCCCATCTTTTTGGCCCTGGGgctctttctttgcttcttcaCTTACAACCTGATCCGGCAGGTCATCCACCCTTACATCAGGGAGCAGAAGAACAAGTTGTACAAGATCCCCATTGAGGTGGTCAACACTACGCTGCCATGCGTGGCCTACGTCATGCTGTCTCTCGTCTACCTGCCCGGGGTGctggcagcctgcctgcagctctacTATGGCACTAAATACAGGCGCTTTCCAGATTGGCTCGACCAGTGGCTCCAGCACCGAAAGCAGATTGGTCTCCTCAGCTTCTTCTGTGCAGCTTTGCATGCCATGTACAGCCTCTGTTTGCCCATGCGCCGCTCCCACCGCTACCAGTTAATAGAGACAGCTGTCAAGCAGGTAATGTGGGTACTCTTCAGATCAGCACCTGTAGTAATCTTCTACACACATCCAGATGTTGGGTAGCAGGCTTAGTATCTTGGCCTTTGCATTCACTTTCCAAAGCATGTGTGGGAGAGTGGGAATAAGCTGTTATCTCTATGAGCACTTCTTCCACGAGGCAACTGCACACCACATACTGGGCATGCACCCATCTGCAGTGAGGACCAGCCATGTTAGCACGGTGTTGCCCATGCACTTACAACCAGGGCTAGAATCAAAATCCCCCGTGCCATTGCTCCCCCGAAGCACAGACAAGTCTTTGAAACCAGCCTTGCCCAGCACCTGGCATGTCTGAGACTAGGacagaggcaggaaaaatgCTAGGAGAGGAGAAATCCAGTGGTGGAGGGAGCAGAGTTCCCCTCAACTTTTCTCTCTATAATTTGGGAGATCCCTGTTTGCTCACACTGATGTTCACAGTAGGTGCCTGGTGGAGTGACCAAGTCACAACCCTGCCGGCTTTTGAAGGAGGTGTGTCCTCATCACAATGTGCCTCCAGGAGTTTAACAAAATGATGGTGAAGAACTGGTCATAGTCTAAGAGCACGAGGAAATGGAAAAGGGCTTTATTGCCTTATTGAGACTCTCAGCAGTGTTTATCCAGTGTGAGATTGCTACCTCCAGGCAATTCAGCCAGCTCTGTTacccagcactgccacagcAAAATGATTCTGCCCTTCTTATGCCCCTGGCTTCTcactgctctgccctgctccctcctgggatGGCACAAGCTTTGTGCAGCTGAGCGGGGAACCTGCTCAAGGAATTGTCCGGTAACCAGTCCGCTTTCTGCGCTGGGATATTTGCCCAAGTGATTCCACATGCCTGTCCcaagagagaggagggaaggggccgtgggggcagcagggagcgGGACAGCTGCTTTCGGCAGCAGTGCCTGTTCAAAGTATCTGTCAAATGTCACCCTcaacctccctgctccagccttAAGCAGGTTCTTCTCGATTGCCACAGTCACACATTAATCTCGGGCAAGCATCCTGTGCTCATTTCCCCTTTACCTTCTGTTTTCTAGCAACATCTTTGTTTAGTAAATTAAACCCATTTAATGGGCTAAAGAGGATGGTTCTAAATGTTGCTCTTTGCCATGCAGCATAAAACCCATCTTCCCTTCCATTAGCATGAACAATTTCCCCCCTAAATGCACTTAAAAGGAAGGTTATTAGGAGACTACTGCATATTCAAGgatctgtatttgttttcatggCTTTAAACTGACTTCTCATTCTAATTATCATTCCAAATGCGATTTTGGGGCTTGCTGCCGTGGTTACAGGCTGTGGGAACTGAGAGCATTCAGCAGTTCTTCCCAGCGGGCTTCAAATCTGGTCTAGCTTGGCCAAACAGCAGTGGGATAAAAGAGCATTTTCACACCTCCCAGAACACAGGGGCAAATAGTGCTAGAGGTGTGAATAGGACCCGGTGTTCATCCAGGAAACCTGcttccaaaaccaaaattaatacAGATAAAATTCAGTTCCTCTATTCCTAAGCACTCCGTTTTAACAAACCTTCATTGTCATGCCAGGCTATGGAGAAGAAGATGAATATCTGGGTAGAGGAGGAAGTCTGGAGGATGGAGATTTATATCTCTGTTGGAATAATTGCCCTGGGCTTGCTGTCGTTACTTGCCATCACTTCACTTCCATCCATCGCAAACTCTCTCAACTGGAGGGAATTCAGTTTCATTCAGGTAAAGTTGACATTTGCCAATGCCAGAGAGTGATTTTGCAGTTGGAGCCGGCCCTCACACAGACCACGGAGGGCAGAGGTTGACCTGCCATTCCAGCAAgtccctgctctggcatggcCACCGCAAGCTGCACACCAGTATCAGGGGCAAGCCCTGGCCCTCCACACCCCCATGCACCCCAGAGCGGTGGAGCCTCTGCCTGGGGATGACACTGAGTGGTGATGGCAGGGCAGCGGGATGTGGTATGTCCCAGGGGGGCTGCGCTGCTCTCACCAGGGCTCGACCAGTCTGTGGAGGGTGCTGCTGTctcagagggaagggaaaatgtAATGCGTCATGGGCATCCACTTGAGGATTAGCAGCAGGCTTTGCAGGAATCTTTAATGTCTTGGCTGAAGTTCTTTCTCACCCTGCATTTAGCAGCATTAGTTAGAGATCCTGAGAGAAAAAACAGCCTGGGCTTTGGCTGCATGACACCCTCTGCAGAGTCCTTCTTTCCCCCTCTGTGCCCATAAGCAGCGCTGCCAATCACAGCTAAAAACCCCCTGAAGTCACACaaggcagaaaggcagaaagccTCAGGGTCATTTTGAGAGCTCAGTGTTGTTCCCTTCCATGGGCAAGATCCCCCTTGGAGCCAGTCGTGTGTCGGTCAGGCACAACATGCCAGAGATGCTGCAGGGAGTTTGCaccaggctggggagggcaggcaggtaACCCACCACAGAGAGCTGCCTGCGGGACACAGATCTGCCCTTGTATTTCAGGGAGAATGAGCTTATGAAAAGACAACGGTTAGGAAAGAACCTGGGAGGATGGCGCAGGGGGAAGTCAGGTTTGGCAGAGCTTGCATGTACCCAAATATTCAATAGACAGGTTTGAAAAGGTCTAGACTGGTCTATAAAAATGCCAGAGCTCAAGAAGAATTGGGTGTGGTTTCAGTGAAAAGTCTGTGTCTGCTTCTAAAAGGTGCATTAGGAGTACAGgggtaatttttctttctccaaagtCATTCAGTGGTTCAGGAGCCTTCTTCTCGCTTGCAGTGAGGTCCAAGCTCCCAAGGGCCAAACTCCCACCACATGGGACATTCGCAAACCCCAAACTCAGGGGCTGCAGCACTCTCAGGGATATGCTTGGAGCCAGGCTTAGGACTAATAATGGGGATAGCCAGGAATGAACCTTCAGATGTTCCCTGCACATTAGAGCTCAGTTTGAGGCCAAATTCCACCCACCATGTCACTGTTGTATCCCATAGTCCTAAAACCCCTTGTTACTTGTGTCTCCTATATCACTGCTGCTTAGCATGCGCCAGGCTTCAAGTCCCGCTGCAGTGACCCGTGTGGCAGCCCGACACACGTGAGCCTCCGTGggaccccacccccccacataTCTCCCCTGCGGAGCCTCCCCCGTGCATCACACCTACCCCTTCAAAAGGGGAGGGCAGGGTTCAGGGATGCAGAGGTGAATATCTATCATCCAGCCTCTCCCGTTGGAGCTCTTCAGCGGCGTATAAATAATTCAATATTCATTAGAGCAGGAGTTTGAAGCCTGCTCCACTGCTTCCCCCACAAGTGCCCTGATCACCAAACGAGCAAGtcagtttgccttttttcctctcttgctgTGGGCTAGTGAATAATTATTTACACGGAGTAGAAGAGCCTCACCAGGGGAGCTTGACCTCAAGAGATCGTCCTTCCGGGAGAAGGGAGACCTGGTTTTAAACCTCTCTTTCAGATCGGACAACAGGAGCATATTAGTTCTTGCCATCATGTCTCAGGGGAGGGCTGCAGCCACTGGGACGTTGGATAAATCAATCCTGGCTTAGGCATCTCATACCAGGAATCCCAAATGAAGGGAAGTATCTCCTTGCAGCCTG
Coding sequences within it:
- the STEAP3 gene encoding metalloreductase STEAP3 isoform X3, with translation MKNSKGWMSAASRMSRGDMAKPLLGRQSTEGDPSITPAAGRTIGVLGSGDFARSLAIRLVCSGFKVVVGSRNPKRKAGLFPSAAEVTFQADAVKKTDVIFVAVFREHYSTLCDLADVLVGKILVDVSNNTEINHHKESNAEYLASLFPACTVVKGFNVVSAWTLQSGARDGNKQVLICSNNQEAKRTVAEIAQVMGFTPVDMGCMSSACEIENVPLRLLPAWKIPIFLALGLFLCFFTYNLIRQVIHPYIREQKNKLYKIPIEVVNTTLPCVAYVMLSLVYLPGVLAACLQLYYGTKYRRFPDWLDQWLQHRKQIGLLSFFCAALHAMYSLCLPMRRSHRYQLIETAVKQAMEKKMNIWVEEEVWRMEIYISVGIIALGLLSLLAITSLPSIANSLNWREFSFIQSTLGFVALVISTLHTLTYGWSRAFDENQYKFYLPPTYTLTLLVPCTVILAKVVFSLPCIQQRLLRIRRGWEKGRYVKFVLPSATSGETCSNV
- the STEAP3 gene encoding metalloreductase STEAP3 isoform X1, with translation MSGGRRRAHGQEGGARGLTSPPGSPLPDGSARPPAAAQRMSRGDMAKPLLGRQSTEGDPSITPAAGRTIGVLGSGDFARSLAIRLVCSGFKVVVGSRNPKRKAGLFPSAAEVTFQADAVKKTDVIFVAVFREHYSTLCDLADVLVGKILVDVSNNTEINHHKESNAEYLASLFPACTVVKGFNVVSAWTLQSGARDGNKQVLICSNNQEAKRTVAEIAQVMGFTPVDMGCMSSACEIENVPLRLLPAWKIPIFLALGLFLCFFTYNLIRQVIHPYIREQKNKLYKIPIEVVNTTLPCVAYVMLSLVYLPGVLAACLQLYYGTKYRRFPDWLDQWLQHRKQIGLLSFFCAALHAMYSLCLPMRRSHRYQLIETAVKQAMEKKMNIWVEEEVWRMEIYISVGIIALGLLSLLAITSLPSIANSLNWREFSFIQSTLGFVALVISTLHTLTYGWSRAFDENQYKFYLPPTYTLTLLVPCTVILAKVVFSLPCIQQRLLRIRRGWEKGRYVKFVLPSATSGETCSNV
- the STEAP3 gene encoding metalloreductase STEAP3 isoform X2; translated protein: MERPEEELLPCQIGSVCKRMSRGDMAKPLLGRQSTEGDPSITPAAGRTIGVLGSGDFARSLAIRLVCSGFKVVVGSRNPKRKAGLFPSAAEVTFQADAVKKTDVIFVAVFREHYSTLCDLADVLVGKILVDVSNNTEINHHKESNAEYLASLFPACTVVKGFNVVSAWTLQSGARDGNKQVLICSNNQEAKRTVAEIAQVMGFTPVDMGCMSSACEIENVPLRLLPAWKIPIFLALGLFLCFFTYNLIRQVIHPYIREQKNKLYKIPIEVVNTTLPCVAYVMLSLVYLPGVLAACLQLYYGTKYRRFPDWLDQWLQHRKQIGLLSFFCAALHAMYSLCLPMRRSHRYQLIETAVKQAMEKKMNIWVEEEVWRMEIYISVGIIALGLLSLLAITSLPSIANSLNWREFSFIQSTLGFVALVISTLHTLTYGWSRAFDENQYKFYLPPTYTLTLLVPCTVILAKVVFSLPCIQQRLLRIRRGWEKGRYVKFVLPSATSGETCSNV
- the STEAP3 gene encoding metalloreductase STEAP3 isoform X4, whose product is MSRGDMAKPLLGRQSTEGDPSITPAAGRTIGVLGSGDFARSLAIRLVCSGFKVVVGSRNPKRKAGLFPSAAEVTFQADAVKKTDVIFVAVFREHYSTLCDLADVLVGKILVDVSNNTEINHHKESNAEYLASLFPACTVVKGFNVVSAWTLQSGARDGNKQVLICSNNQEAKRTVAEIAQVMGFTPVDMGCMSSACEIENVPLRLLPAWKIPIFLALGLFLCFFTYNLIRQVIHPYIREQKNKLYKIPIEVVNTTLPCVAYVMLSLVYLPGVLAACLQLYYGTKYRRFPDWLDQWLQHRKQIGLLSFFCAALHAMYSLCLPMRRSHRYQLIETAVKQAMEKKMNIWVEEEVWRMEIYISVGIIALGLLSLLAITSLPSIANSLNWREFSFIQSTLGFVALVISTLHTLTYGWSRAFDENQYKFYLPPTYTLTLLVPCTVILAKVVFSLPCIQQRLLRIRRGWEKGRYVKFVLPSATSGETCSNV